The genomic segment TCTCCACCGCCGCCTCGAACGCCTCGCGCCGGCTCATGCGCCGGTGAATGCGAAACGTTTCCGCAATTTGTTCGCCCACGGAAAAGACGGGATTGAGCGCCGTCATCGGCTCCTGAAAGATCATAGAGATTTGCTCGCCCCGGATTTTGCGCAACTCGCGCTCCGGCAACTTCAGCAAATCGCGTCCCTTGAACAGGATTTGTCCCGCAACAATCCGCCCCGGCGGCGATGGAATCAGGCGCAGAATCGAAAGCGAGGTCATGCTCTTGCCGCAACCCGATTCGCCCACCAAACCCAGCGTCTCTCCCCGCCGCACTTGTAAGCAAACGCTGTCCACCGCTTTCCCTACCCCTTCCGGCGAGAAGAGATAAGTATGAAGATTTTGTATATCCAACAAGAATGATTGGCTGTTCGCGTCCATACTCCCATCATAAAGCGGAGCAACCGGTTTTCCAGGGTTTGGGAAAGAATAGGATGCGCTGCATTTTTTGATTTATCGGCTTAATTACAACGGAATTTTACAAATCTTTTCTTTATTAATATATAAAGTTTTTACTTGATAAAATCACCCCGCCGCCGATAATAAAACCATCTTTATACGATTGCCAATCTTGTCTATGATGGACGTTATGATGGATAAAGGAATAACCGCCGCTCCTATCCGTACAATCACGGTTTTCGATGCTTCGGCGGCGTCTGCGCCGACATCCAATCTTGATCGTCTGGAAACGCTTTGCCGTCAAAGCAATATGTATGCTTGGGCGAATCGGGAAATAACCGTCGCCGCGCCGCCCGCCTTGATGTACATCACCATAACTAACGCATGCAACCATAAATGTAAAGTCTGCGCCTGGAAGGATACGATGCGGCGCGGACGCAACGAAAACGGGGAAAAGCAGATGGGGCTGATGTCCTACGAAATGTTCCAGCGCTGCGTCGATATGATCCCCGATGGCGTCGCCCGCGTCTATCTGCAAAAAACCGGCGAGTCCACCCTCAATCCCGATCTGCCCCGGATGATGAAATATATCAAAACGCAAAGGCCGGAGATCGAGGTCGCCATGCACACCAATGGAACGCGGCTGGACGATCCCGAAATCGTGGAGTCTATTCTCAACTACCTCGATTTCTTCTCCATCTCCTTCTTCGGCATCGACCGGGAGACTTACAATACCGCGCACGGCAAGAAGGATTACGACTTGGTTCTCAATAATGCCAGCCGCTTTTATGAAACCTATCAAAAATCTTTCCGCAAGCCGCGCGTCTTTTTCGATTACGTCGGCCAACAGACGAACCAGGCCTTTTCGGACGAGGAAGTGTTCCAATTTTTCCGCGAGCGCTTTCCCGCTTTTTCCGCGGGGATTCATTATACCTACAATTTCCAGGGATTCGGCGAAGAAGGCCATTTGAATATTTTCGACAAATTGCCCCGCGAACAATTCCCCGTCTGCGTGCTGCCGTGGATGTCCTTCACGATTCTATGGGACGGAAAAGTCGATTACTGCTTCGTCGAACCGAAGGAATTGTATTACCTCGGCGACGTTAATCATTCCACCATTACGGAAATTTGGAACAGCCCGCCTTATCGGGAATTTCGCCGGATGTTCATCGAAAAACGCTTCGACGAGATGAAAGCCAAGGAAATCCACTGCGGGACCTGCTCCTGGCTCTTCAGCCAAAAACTCAACTCGGCGGGAACGCTGACCATGAGCGCCAATAAGTTTGCGCCCGAATGGGACGGCGAATCGCCCCATAAAACCCTGATCGACGTATGCGCAACGGGAGAGGAGCATTTGCTTAGCGGCTACCTGCATTACCTGCGCGGCGAACCAGGCGAGGCTTTCAAGGATTTCTATATGGCTTCCCAAATTTCTCCCAACGAGAGAATCAAGATGAAGGGCGAAGAGTGGATTGAACAAGTCAAAAACGTCTTCGCGCAGAAAAAGAATATCGAGAGTTGGGAGAATTGCTTGCAACAAGAGGGCGAATCGCTGCATCGCCTCCACGTAACCCGCTATTCCCACGCCGAAACCGACAAGGAACTGGAAAAGAAGAAACGCGCGGCGGTGTGATGGCGATATTCAAAAAAAGCGGCCATTTTCTTATCTTAATAAGCTTCGCTTATAGCCGACACTCTTTATTTCGCTTTTGCATCTCCCGCTTGGCGGCGGACATGCTTTTCCACTCTTTCTCTCATCTGGCGATCATATCGCAAAACGACTGCCCACGGCTCCACATCTGGAGAAGGATCTTTTAAAAACTCGGTCAAAATATCGCGCATCAGTCCGGTAAAATCATCTTCCACAACCATGGCTGCGCTAACTCCCTTCTTCTCGTCAATTCGTCGCAACGTCGCAATAGCCTCTAGGCGCAAATCGAGACCTAATTCCTTATTATAAATAATGTGCTCCAAAGCGGGGATAGCTTTTTCGCTGCATTGAATCGCCAAATACATGACGGGAAAATCTCTTATTGTTGTTTTTCTATTAAATAATCCATCGCCAGTAATAAGTGAAGAACCCAAGGATGAAAAATCAAAGCGATCCGCTAATATATAAATTGGAGTTACGCATTGTATATCGGCAGCAGCGTAACAGATGGACGCAACATTCAATAATTTTTTAAAATTTAAGTTATACCAATTGGTTTGATATTTAATTAGTTTATGATTTTCAAGTTGAGGCTCCAGTAAATCCGAAATCAGTTTATTTTTCCCCGATTCATCCAGCGCGCCACCCAAACGTTTATTGATTTCTTCTTTATAATAAGCGGTTTGTTCCTCGATATATTTCTCACGGATAAAAGGTTTTACTTCCTTAGCTTGCGATAACATCTCTTGATAAGCCTTTTCATCCGCAAAGGATATTTTCAAAAAAATTGACGCAGCAAGAAAAAGGAATAGGTTAATGAAATATAATTTTTTCATCGTAATTCTCCTGATTATATGTTATTTATGTGTATTTATATTGCCAATTAGCAATATTCAATTCTTGTTCATTCCATGCAGCGTTGGCTTGAATATATGAGCTGACATGTTCAATCCAACTTGATGGATTCATTCGCGCTTCAATTTGTAGTTTATAACCATATGTCTTTAGAAGTTCGCCTGTACTATTTCGGTAAATATTAATACAAAAATTCACCCTTCTTTTAACCCTTGTTATATATTTATCGATACCATTAACGTTGATTGGTAAACAAAAAGCAATCGCTTTTATCCTTGGTGGATCAAGATTTATGGATTCACCATTTTCAATACCATAAAAAAAGGGCGCATCATCGTCATTTTCCCATACAAATGGTTCATAATTTGTATAACCAGGATCATAGAAGACCGTCCCATCATCAAACCAGGATTTAATTGATCTTGATACGACTTCTCGATGTATAGAAAGATCAGAAGAAGGGATAACATTGTTCAAATCTTTTGTATGAATCTGTACCCAAATGCATGGGCTATTTAGATAAAAACTATAAGGATAGCATTCGCTATCTTCCATATAACCCACTCCCAATACGGCGGGAACGGGAGGCGATGTATTATTGTTGATATCGGTGAAAAGATCTCGAACGAAAGGGATGTGAGGATCGTCCGTCGTATTGGATAGAATATTGGAGGCGGCAGGAATCGATGTGGCGCTTTTAATTTCGATAGAAATATTATATAATTGCTACGCTATTACCGTTAAAACAAAAAATAAAAGAGTTAATGAAATGAAATTTGAATTAATTATAGGGATCGATTTTTTCATTGATGACCTCTTTTAAATAGAATAGGATTATTTATTAAATTGGCTTATTATGATAAATTGCAATCAAAATTGCCGCCTTTGAAAGCATATAATAAATGCGATTTTCGAGAAGTCAATATCATTTATTAAACTTTTTGATATTTTTTCAATATTCGCTTTTCTTTATCTTCTTATTTCTATCTCTTGATTTTTAATTTATGAATCGTAGAAAGGAGCGCGTCGTGTATTCATCGATATTTCTTTAAAAGTATAATAGAGGAGTTATAGGGGGATGGCAAGGAAAAGGTTATTTTTCCGCCCTTTTTTATATCACTCCTCAACTCGCCGCAACACTTTCGCGGGAACGCCCGCCGCGATGCTTTTCGGCGGGATGTTTTTATTGACCACCGATCCCGCGCCGACGATCGATTTTTCTCCGATGTGGATTCCCGGCAGCAGCGTAACATGCGCGCCGATCCAGACGTCGTCTTCGATGATGACGGGTTCCGAGCGGATTAGTTTACTTTGAACGCTGGCGTATTCTTTGAGCAGCGAGTTGTTCGGCTCCGAGACGCAGATCACCGTAACGTTGGGCGCGATGGCGACGCGCTCACCGATCTTGAGCAGCGGTTCGTAATTGTCCGAAACGATGAAATTCTGATTGATGACCGTCCCCTCGCCGATTTCCACGTTCGTCATTTCGTAAAAAATCTTGCGCGTCCGGTTGTCGGGATGATGGATGCCCAGCCAGCGCAGCAATTTTCTCGGCAGCGGCTGGCATAGCTCGACGATTTGCTCGCGGCTGTATTCTTCGTAATCGAACATTATGGACGAGATCAGTTCATGGCGTTTCATGGTTAATACCAACCTGCCTTGAGATTGTTGTTTTAAAAATTCCTCTCCCAAGATTGGGAGAGGTTAGGTGAGGGTTGATAGTATTAAGCTAATACTCCCTCACCCTAGCCCTCTCCCAAAGGGCGAGGGAATTTTTAAATCGCATTATTATTGGAACTTGGCATAAGCATCCTGAAGGGCATTACGTAAAAATAGGGAAATTCGCGCAGCAGCGTTTCTTTGGATAGGCGTCTCAACGATTCGTCGTAAATCCGGACGTAATAATAATATGGAATATCCTCCGTCCCCCAGCGTTTTTTGAAATGATAGACTCCATCCTGCGTCAACCAGGTTCCGCCCCAATTCCAATGATGCAGCCCGCGCCGCATGGCTTCCAGCATGGCTTCGAAAATCAATAAACTCATCGGCTGCAGGACGCGATGTTCCGCCGAGCTGGCGGGCGTATAGTACTCCGCTGTGCGGTTGTAAAAAAAAACGAGCAGCGACGCGATGGTCTCTCCATCCTTCTCTGCGATGTAAATTCGATAGTCCTGATCGTAAGCGAACGCCTCGCGGATCGCGGCGAACGCCTCCCACGGCTTAGCCAATCCGCCGATGGCTTCCATGTTGGTTTTATGCAGCCGATATAGATTTTCCATCGCCGCCAGCTCGCCGCTATGCCGGATGGAAAGGCCGCTTTTCATGGCTTTGCGGATGCAGTTGCGCGTTTTTTGGTGAACTTGCTCCATAACCGCCTGCTCCCGTTCTTCTTCTCCGGCGATATTTCTGGGCAGCGGCGTAATCTGGCCGATGCGCTCGTCGATGGCGTCGCAAAAATATTCCTCGCGATAAAGGCCGCGCAAGGGATCGAGGGGATTGGAGATCAGCGTAGACGCCGCTGTTTTTTCCTGCAGCGCCAACTCGTCGAAGGCGCGCAGCAGTTCGAGAACGGTGGCTTTCGCATCGGGATAGCGCGGCGAAACTAGAACGCCGCCGTTGCTGCCGTAAAAGGGAAGCGAATTCAATACAATTCCTGACGGCGATGGAGGCGACAGAAAAGCAGGCAGGGCGCCGATCATCCGCCCCGCTTCCCAAGCCGTCAGATAGGCGGCGCGGCTTTGGGGCAGCAGCGTTTGCAGGAAGCGGCGATAAGGCAGGGATGCGTAGAATAAGACGCTATCCAAGGATCGCGCCAATTCCTCGTACTCGGATTCCCCATCCGGCGTTAAGAGATCGATTCGAATCGTCATGCCCTAGGCTTTCGTTTCTTTGGCGGTTTGCATCCGTTGAAAGATATCTTCCGCCTTCGCCGTTTTGCCTTGATGCAGATATAGAATTCTTAATTGAGTCAATGTTTGCAGGTTCGCCGCGTCGATTTGCAGAATCTCCTCATACGCCGCTTCCGCCCGTTCGTATTCGTCGATGTTATGATAAATCTGCCCCGTCAGGAATCGATATTGCAGATTGGACGGATTGCATTCCGCGAGGATTTCCAAGATCGTCAGCGCATCGTGATAGCGTTCTTCCTTAACGCGCTGCTGCGCCAGGTTCAGCAAGGACGGAAGCGATTCCTGGCGCAGTTCCAGGCAGCGGCGCAGCCAAGGCTTCGCTTTCCAATAGCGGAAGCCGTTGAGATGGTATAAGGCCAACTTGCGAATCCCCTCGAAATAATCGGGCTGCAGTTCGACGCATTTTTCCAGAAATGGGACGGCTTGCCGCATGTTATCCATCGACTCGTAGAAGCGAGCTAGTGCCAGATTCTTGTCGAAATCGTTCACCCGCCGCTTTAGAATCATTTCTTCATACGTGGGATGTTCCGGCAGCGGCGTCGGCCAGAACGGTTGAATGTTTTGCTCTTTGTTATCCGTATAAAAGGCGGGATTGGGGATTTGAACGATAGGCCGGTCGTGGAGCAATAGATCGTAAACGTCGAGCAGGTCTTTGCCGATTTTAATGTGATCGTGATATTCCTCGGCGAATTCCTGTTCCTGCTCGCCAATGCGTTTTCTTCGCTCTGGATTCTCGATTAAGGAAACCAGTACGTCAAATAATGTGTAAGGATCGGCGTGAACCAGCGGTGGATTCAATCCCAAATGCGATTGCAAATAGGGATCGATGCGGCAGACCACCGGCTTGCCCGCCGCCATCATTTCGCAGGCGAACGTGGAGTACCAACCGGAAAGTATCTGCTCCACCACGATATCCGCCTTGGCGTAATATTCATGAACTTTGGAAGGAAGGACGCCTTGAATGAGGATCGATTCCACGGGATAGCCCCGCTGCTGCAAGCGATCCAAAACCGGCAGAATGAAATCGGAGCCTTTCGTCTGC from the Candidatus Omnitrophota bacterium genome contains:
- a CDS encoding radical SAM protein, translated to MMDKGITAAPIRTITVFDASAASAPTSNLDRLETLCRQSNMYAWANREITVAAPPALMYITITNACNHKCKVCAWKDTMRRGRNENGEKQMGLMSYEMFQRCVDMIPDGVARVYLQKTGESTLNPDLPRMMKYIKTQRPEIEVAMHTNGTRLDDPEIVESILNYLDFFSISFFGIDRETYNTAHGKKDYDLVLNNASRFYETYQKSFRKPRVFFDYVGQQTNQAFSDEEVFQFFRERFPAFSAGIHYTYNFQGFGEEGHLNIFDKLPREQFPVCVLPWMSFTILWDGKVDYCFVEPKELYYLGDVNHSTITEIWNSPPYREFRRMFIEKRFDEMKAKEIHCGTCSWLFSQKLNSAGTLTMSANKFAPEWDGESPHKTLIDVCATGEEHLLSGYLHYLRGEPGEAFKDFYMASQISPNERIKMKGEEWIEQVKNVFAQKKNIESWENCLQQEGESLHRLHVTRYSHAETDKELEKKKRAAV
- a CDS encoding DapH/DapD/GlmU-related protein → MKRHELISSIMFDYEEYSREQIVELCQPLPRKLLRWLGIHHPDNRTRKIFYEMTNVEIGEGTVINQNFIVSDNYEPLLKIGERVAIAPNVTVICVSEPNNSLLKEYASVQSKLIRSEPVIIEDDVWIGAHVTLLPGIHIGEKSIVGAGSVVNKNIPPKSIAAGVPAKVLRRVEE
- a CDS encoding GNAT family N-acetyltransferase, with the protein product MTIRIDLLTPDGESEYEELARSLDSVLFYASLPYRRFLQTLLPQSRAAYLTAWEAGRMIGALPAFLSPPSPSGIVLNSLPFYGSNGGVLVSPRYPDAKATVLELLRAFDELALQEKTAASTLISNPLDPLRGLYREEYFCDAIDERIGQITPLPRNIAGEEEREQAVMEQVHQKTRNCIRKAMKSGLSIRHSGELAAMENLYRLHKTNMEAIGGLAKPWEAFAAIREAFAYDQDYRIYIAEKDGETIASLLVFFYNRTAEYYTPASSAEHRVLQPMSLLIFEAMLEAMRRGLHHWNWGGTWLTQDGVYHFKKRWGTEDIPYYYYVRIYDESLRRLSKETLLREFPYFYVMPFRMLMPSSNNNAI
- a CDS encoding CDC27 family protein produces the protein MKILHGPTEVASLMRTHAEAQRLFGHEAITAEVVVGPQKDGDIRLFNRNPGKGVKREENRNKLLQQFVNEHLFAYDVYHFYYNTTFFADHADLEMLRRAGKVIVMQLCGGDSQNREPGCSLFDHFRRVYHGKQPVMPPMMTPSQHQRMAFIDRYVHAFITGSGRIDHVPRLALMPRTNRSWVNPVDIKQWKEKIQSVDLSNKDPNKVYILHAPTLWQTKGSDFILPVLDRLQQRGYPVESILIQGVLPSKVHEYYAKADIVVEQILSGWYSTFACEMMAAGKPVVCRIDPYLQSHLGLNPPLVHADPYTLFDVLVSLIENPERRKRIGEQEQEFAEEYHDHIKIGKDLLDVYDLLLHDRPIVQIPNPAFYTDNKEQNIQPFWPTPLPEHPTYEEMILKRRVNDFDKNLALARFYESMDNMRQAVPFLEKCVELQPDYFEGIRKLALYHLNGFRYWKAKPWLRRCLELRQESLPSLLNLAQQRVKEERYHDALTILEILAECNPSNLQYRFLTGQIYHNIDEYERAEAAYEEILQIDAANLQTLTQLRILYLHQGKTAKAEDIFQRMQTAKETKA